The sequence GACATAGGCAGGAATCCAGGAATAACTGCAGCTTTTGAAAGATCAAACAAAAAGTAATCTCCAGCTCttgaaagataaaataataatctcatGGAATTTAGAAAATTAACATATTTAAAGATTAGGTTAAGAAATCATGAAGATCTGATTACCTCTTTAAGCCATGCATGATAACTATCTCTTATATTTGTCTTTCTCCATGCACGCAAATCAAAGATATTCATCCCATAAGCCCATGCACACTCGTCGGGGTTCAAATTCTTTGCTATCAGAGGATGAGAAAAATTGAAGTAATTTCTGAATCGCTTAGACATCACCCACTTATCTTCACCTTTGCAGGTCTCAACAGCTCCATTCACCTTACCATTCAGGTCTATGTCCCACAAGGGTGATAGGTCACGCTGAATGACAACATCGTCGTCTAAGAAAACCATTTTATCAAGGTTTGGAAAGAGCTGcaaaatacaacacaaaaatCTCAAGCTTGTACTGGCAAGAGAGCATACACATCTACCATGTGAAAGTTGAGATgcaaaaatgtgaaaaaataaaGAGCCAAAATAGGGAAATCTAAATTTGAAAGCTAACCAAAAgcaagaaggagaagaaaataaaacaGAAGAAATATTCTGTATAATGCGGGATTGAAAAGCGCTTGGGGCTACACAGTTGCAGTCTTTATGGGACATTTTCTAACTGAcggaacaagaaaaagaaaatgaggaacGAATAAATGCTAACATATGCTCTTCATGGTCTAATTtaagtattttaacaaacactgaTGCACAGTAAGGGATGCAATGGTTTTGTTTATACGGACTGGAAGTTATTGTGAGCAGATATGCTATGAGAAGTGCAACATAAGACTTTGCTATTCCATTCTATTGGCAAGTAAATGGAAAACGATTGTGGAGCAGAATAATCTGTTACTTTTAGCAATATGCAAACATACAATTTGGGTAAGGAGTGGAAAACCATATGGCCTCTGCTTACGTGTATATACTTACGTGTATATACTAAATAAGTTGATAATGTTTACATACTGCTAATGTATAAATACTAAATCCTACAGAGGAAGTCTCAACAATTGACTGAAATTTAGGTTGAGATTGATGAAGCAATTCTACAGTAGGCAGTTTGGTTAAGCAATAATTTTGCATAATTAAAACTATCATTTGTCTCTATATTTATCCTGAAATTGTATTCCTGAGGGGTTATGATTAAGAATTTAAAACCAGTGGCATCCATCCAATAGGCTGCAGGATAGATGCATATGACACAGAGAGAGGGATAAAAGGTAAGCCTTATACACTTGAcagtttaatttttgttttttattttgttgttttttgttttgatatGGTAAAAGAAAAACCTCCCCTCTGTACCGTACCCCTATGCAGGAGCTCAACATCAGCCGTTCCCacttttgctccattattgacTTGAATACCCAACCTTGTCCATACTAGGTTATCCCTCTTTTGTCAAGCCTTTTTGACCAGACAATGTCATCCTTACAAATTATAACTTAGAGCAACAGAAGACAATTTATGCCATATGAGAAAGTGTTACCTCTGGCAAATATATGCGGATATGATTTAGCAAGGATATGTATTTTGGACTTCTAGCCTGCAATTTTGAGGCAAAAGAGCGTGGAGTAATATCACTGAGATTGGCACCTGCAATATGATTTCCATGGTAATATTTTCGAATCCCATAATGGCTCTCAACTGCTTCAAGCACTGGAACATTTTCTCTTGTCAACCAGTCAAACTGATGAATACCTTTAACTTCCACAATAGCAGGAGAGACGGGATTCAGTGCAAACCATGAATGCATGCCTGCATATGTTTTCTTATCAGTGATGACATGGAAAACAATCTTTTCAGGCTTCAGAGATGACTGCACGGCAGAATTGACGACAACTGATGCAGCTAGGATGTTATCAGTCGATAGTACAAAATGGTGCAATGAGTTGTCGGAAAGCAAAGGGAGTAGTTCTGGTGAAGGCAGCTGTTTGCGTGCATGAGCATTGCTCGAGTATTCATCTGTCAATCGTAGTGAAAGACAGTGAATGCCTTTTGGAACTGCACTTGCAGCAAAATGTTTATTTGTCAACTCTGCAAATTTTGCCTCCCTGATCTCCCTTTCAGATCTCTCCATCTGTAAAATAGTGAATTCttcatatgaaaaagaaaaatgtaaaaggGAAGTTTAATGAGGGCTATATACAGATCATCACAGAATCTGAATGCATGCATAGGCATCAAAGGAACCACAACTATGTGGTAAATAATATATCACTAAATTGTTCAGTCTCTTCATTTTCGGTGCCGCACCGTGTCCACACGACGTGAGTGCGGGATCCATACTGGTTAGTCAACCAATCTTAGATACTTTGACcaaaatcaaaagagaaattcGAGACGGGTATAATGAtttttgtaatcaaaacaaaagctaaggtgaacctgaagaaaataacaaatcttgtatatataatttctacttgagccgggggtctatcggaaacagcctctccacttctttggaggtagcggtatggactgcgtacattttaccctccccagaccccactttgtgggaatacactaggtttgttgttgttgttgttgtttatataaATTTCTATGTCAGTCCATTTCCTTTTAGGATTCTCCTGTTGATCAATCTTTTCTCCCTGAAATACCTTGTAAGTTTTCCACACGATGTCTCATAAcatataactctatttttagatatttgaattattttcagCTGAATCCCAGCACCCGTATCCGTACACTGCATCTTAAATCTTAGATCACATAGGATCCGACCTCTAGACCTCCATCTGTATTGGACACACTCACCCGAGTCCAAGGAACTTATACCAAACTTCTTTTTCTTGGGTCTTTGATAAATTACGGTAGCAACATCTAGTTCATTGCATAGCAAACATCACAATGAAAACATGCAGCAAAATATACAACAGTAGGACAACATTCAGAGAAGAAAAAGTATTGATATCCTCAAACAAACAGGCTATGTAGACAGGAGGAAGGGTTCTTTGCCATTAATGACTCAATCTCATGCACTTTCATTCTGCTATTCATAACTTTCTGTATTTTTGGGCAGATTTTTCCCTGCCCAAAGCAAAGTGGGGAAAAGAAGTAACTCAACCAACCCCCATGAGTGTGCATGATACCCAACACAAAAGGCAAGAGTAACAATAAAGCAAAATGGAAATGCAGAATCAATGCAGCTAGAAATAAATAGTACACAAATAAAGAGAGAGATCGATTACATGCACATACCATTCCCTTCAACATAAAAGCAAATTCTTTTGTGCTGTGcttattgttttttatttcagAAACCAGTTGACTATATGACTCTGGGAGCTTCAAGCCAGCAGGCACTTCCTCAGAGTTCACTTGATTGAGGATCTTAACAAAATCCTTAACAAGCTTCTGCTGAAACAGAAAAAATGTCAAAGGCTTGGGCTAAGGAAAGGTATCCCACTTAAACTTCTCGAAAAAAAAAGTGGGGGAAAGGCATTCAACTTAAACACTCAACAGAAAATTGGAAAACGATGACATGAAACCAGTAAGTAAAAATGTAGATGGAAGTTTATTTACCCCTGAACCATCAGATCGCCCAAGGAGCTTTGGTCCCAATCTTCTGCCTAAACAATCTGAAGATCAATGTGAAGGAAATGAAATTATGGTTTCTCAAGGACAATCACAAGGAAAATGGAAACTAGCACCCTTAACAGACAATATCTGGATGAGAAAGGAGCAGCAAATACAAGCATCATAACTAGATCCAACAACGAGACCAAATTCAAAAAGGACTTGTAGACACACAACTGGGGTCCCAAAACCCAAAAGAGTCTGTCCAGCAAAAGCTTCTTATATCATTTCTTTGTAACAGAGAAACAGCATTTAAAAGTATGCCAAAGCAACTGAATGATGTGATATGAAATTGTGAGTTAACAAAACTTGTGGTTCAAAATAGCGCAAACACTTAGATAACAAACAATATTTACTGAAGATATATACAGAGGAAAATTTGTCACACGTGCAAGTAAGCAATACCTAAAATCGCGCTTACTTGATAGCATtagaataaaatatctgaaacaGCACTAAGCCCTAAACCCCCACCCAAATGCACACAGATATTCAGTACTTCAACCCACATAGCTAACAAAAATATGAACAGTAGATAATTTCCTATTTGAAATGGTAATTATTACTAGAACAAAAAATAAACGAATTAAGGATTGCAAAAACTTATTTCAAATTGTTTAACTTTGTTTTTATAACGTGGTGTCCTGGGGCCAGCTtgcgtgcacctcgactaattcttTTATAAGGGTTACTCCCTCCGTatcaaaaagaatgacttactttcctttttaatccgtttCAAACAGAATGATCCCTTTcctttttttggcaatactttaatttcaactttccacatggcatgtttaagactattttggtacatttgacataactttaatttaggaccaaaagattcaaaagtcttctctactttcttaaactccgtgtgaagtcaaactaggtcattcttttttaaacgggtGGAGTATTTGTTATCAAACTGAAATACTTGGATAGGGTAATGATATGCATAATCAACACCACTATAGCAAATCAGACAACACTCAAAAAACTAAGAACGAAATAACATTATGCTACTAGCTCTGTTGTGACAAAAATCCAGGCAACCTAATAATCAACTGATCAGTCCACTACACCTTTCTTTTTTATCGGTCTGACCACTCAACTATACCTCAATCCCAAGCTAATTCGGATCAAGGAAAAGAGGGGTTCTATCTATTGCGAATATCCGTGTCTCATTTAATCAAATATTGGGAAGTAATTTGTCTAAGGAAAATCATGGGTTCTCTAAATCCCACATTTATTCCTACCGTAACCTAATGTAAGTGCAACTAAACTGTAATCCCAACTAATTGGTATCACCCATATGGATCATTTGCTTCCATAGTTCCATTATATTCTTTTAGCTACTTCTGCATTGGTTACTAGAGATTATAGCTTTTCTCGGGCAACTACCCTTCATGTGATCTTAGGTCTATCTTGTCCCTTCTGGTCCCTTTATGACCATAGTGTTGCTCAACTGGTGCATTTAGAAGTCTACACATAAAAAGCTACCTAATACGACTAATTTGGGAAAAGAAACACGAAAGTTTCCAGCTCAAGAAACAATTTTCAACAATGGAGAAGCAGAACATGATCAAGGAAGCTATTACCATGGACAGTAAACAATACTCAGAGAGAGGTGAAAGTATCTAATTGACATTACAATAAAGGAACACAAAACAGAGAAAAATATAAAGGATCCAGCTATCAATACAACAAAGGAAAATGTAGGGAAATAGATTGAAGTACCAAATGAGGAGCACTTGTTGACACCTTCAAGGGTAACAAGAGCAGTGAGAATGAAGATAAACGGCAGCAAGAAAGCTAGGATAAGTATAGTGTGAAAGAGTGTTCGGTAAGAGAATTGGCGAGACGCAACTTTGATCTTCATCAAATCACCTACCCCTCCATTGCTGTTTGATATTGTTATACTTCTCATGCTAGGAGAGAAGTGCAGCTGCATCTTCCTCCCTTCTCCACCACAACTAATTTCTCTACTCCAATCACCACCCCTATCCCAATTCACCACAACTCCAAAAGAAGCTAAATAGCCCTAACAAAAAACCACCTGAAAAGAAAGCAAGTTGCACTCTGAATTCAACTCgatgaatagcaacaacaacaacaacataccccgtgTACAATGGCAGAGCCAGGATTTTCATTAACAAGGTTCAAAATACGAAAAAGTAAACGCACAAACTAGCaaaagggggttcaacatctacaatatatacataaaaaaggataattttaactatgtataaatagtatataattTTCCTCCAAAAGGGGGTTCGCCTAAACCCGTAGGCCCAAGCTAATGTAGTTCCACAAAGTGGGTCTggagaccttacctctacctcaaaGCTAGAGAGAGTGTTTCCAATAGACACTCAACACAAATAGCatttaattaataattgaaaCAACAATATAAACAAGAACAATACTCACTATGTctcccttgattcttcttctGGGCAATTGTTAAACAATCAAGAAATGCTCTTTTTCACCATCAGATCCACCACAAATACCAATTTAACGATTTTCGCAACCTGGGTAATGCTTAAACAGTCCAAATTTGCAATTTTCAACAATCAGATCCACCAAAACAGAATATTTCTTTAGGATCTTAACGTTAATGGTCTCTTTTAAGACCAATGCAAATGGGTTTTCTTTCTCAACACCACCCAAACCCCcaaaattgagctaaaaattGAAACGTCTACAACTTTCTAcgtaaataacaaaaaatatatataaaaatatctatttcataacgaataatgaataaatcaaagcAAATAGggaatatttgaataaaattggAAATGGGATTTTGTTATAAGCAAAGGAATAATGAATCCCCCTTTCTCTCCATTTCATATTCTTCTGATCTGGGACACAAATTTAGCTAAGTCCATGTGCAAAATAAGGCACTTACCTCGTAAGccccatatttttttttattttatttttagtaataataagaTTGTtgtaagtattttttaaaattaataaataataaaaaatagaaaatagtacaggcccttttaatttttattaaaatgaaaatGAAGGGGATGTCGTTTGTGGGGAAAAAGTAATTTTCCATAGAAAGAAAACACTTTGCGGGAGTGTTTGGTACgaggaaaatgtttttcatgaaaaatgttttcctaaaaaataagttagttttctacttatttttttatatttggttggtaaatgaaaaatattttatggtgtttggttggtaaGTAGAGAATAtttcttagaaaaatattttctagtgttcgattgatgagtgaaaaaatattttttagaaaatactagtatctgttaactagtatatcagtgcctctagcaactcaataatttgtaagaactaatttaagtataataaataatatcaatatcgaatactaaaatattacaatcactaaatttaatcaactattaattaacaaatataggtgacacttttcaatattttgttaggacaatctcaagatactacaattaatagaaatataacagaaCGACAAACTTATTTAATCTCGTGAAAAAAGTTACATcgataataaaatgaaatatgcaattaacaAAAGTAACATAAGTAAGTCTTActttatgcatatgaaaataacaatatattcaacgaattgaaaatagaaaaaattcgggcttcattattttttatttcaaacaatgaaaaattgaagcaaagcacagtgaaaaatattttcgagtaatataaatttttgagaaatgtaaattttttgagtcatgtaaatataagtgttgttggggtgggaaGAGGGGCGAGGGTGaggtcataagtcacatttgtcattttctgaaaaatgacttcccttggcccATGAGTGAAGTCATTTTTCATCAAATGGTGGAAAATAAGttgtcttgaaaaatattttcctaaacttttgttgcaaccaaacaagggaaaaccgaaaaacattttctggaaaatattttccatcataccaaacacaccctgcatctcaaaattttttaagaaatttattaacacactttacatcttaaattttttttgaaaaaaatagactttaaagtttaaaaaaaaaaacattattattattcaaaaatataacGCCTCCCATTTATTTTTGGCTTTAAGCAATTAAAGTACTTGAGTCGCTCCTATTGCATTGACTAGCTAAATGTGTTATATCTTTGGGTCaattggtagagtgtattaaaaagttaatgcatgcattagcgtgtattagtagtaccttattTGGTATATCTTTATATCTtatgtataactttttactctattGTGTagtgaggtgtgtattactaatacctcaaaatacATGACATTGGTTGTCAATTGATcaaatgcatgcattaacatgcttaaagacactattatctctcaataaaaaaattgcatcatttttaacatatatattgagggtattatgtaaaaaaaaaatataaattatgtaattcattttatttttaacacatcgaaccaaacactgcataagaaaaatataaacataactaatgcaagcataactaacacaagcaaTGCTAATACAAGCAGTATTAATGCACCATactttgcattattcttatatactctacCAAATGACCTCTTATAGCTTAGATTTTTGACGAAATGGTCTAGTGGATCTCTGTATTGTTCGATTTTGTAAGATGAACACCTCTAATTAACATTTTATCATCTGAACCCATCAACTCGTCAAAACACaacattttagatatttttaatcGTTGACCAAACTTATATGGCATTAAAATGGCTGAGTTACACACAATAACCGCGTGTGGGTGCGAGTGTGCGTtgttttttatgttaaaataattttaaaaaaataaaccaccaccaccaaaacTTCTCTTTTTTCCTTCCTTTGCACCATCATAGTGCCCCCTCCCCCCTCTAAAGCACCATTATTACAGCCCCACCCCCATCCCCCAAACCTATCTTCTTACTTTCACATCATTACAGCTCCCTAACGCCCTTCCCCACcctccaattttttttcttttctttttcttgtcaaCCTCCTCCCCTTTGTTCGAGAttcacttttttattattttttaattcacttttcaattcaaacttttcatgctttttaggattaaaatttgaacttgaattgaaagtgagtgataagTGAATGTTCAAAAATTAATGAGCTCCATGGATAAGCTTGACATTTAAGTTTGAAGAgcaataaataatttttacagatttgttaaagatattaaaaattaaaaattcattgtGTTTGTGTATATGAAATTATAggtgaaaatttaaattaattggagaggATTTCAactatttggaatgaatttgatgtaCAATTTGTGAGCAAACATCAAGAACgtgattattgaaatttttctaCAAATTATAaaagttgtttatttaattaaatttattttaattattaatttattatgtgacatttaaaaatgacataaaatttaacacaatatttaaaaataacgTGAGAATGACATGGAAGACGGTTGTATTATACACACCAAAATagagtttaaaatattgtgttttgatgAGTTGAGGGAATCAGATGATAAAATGCTAAGTAGAGGTGTTCACTTTATAAATTCGGACAAATATAAAGATTCACTAGACCATTTCGTCagaatttttaaataagatagtCATACACTTAAATATGACATCAGAACAAGAAGCTCAAGTCCTATATTTAAATCGCAAtcagtcaaaaaaataaaaaaaattcacgtGCTTGACTCATGAAAAAAGAACTAAAATACTCACACGTAAAAGACTAATTATGTTgaaacatatataataaaatagatttttaaactTTTCTATATGAAATCATTGCATACTTCAATAACACAATTAAGTTTTTGTTATTTTCATGTAATTCAATGAGTTCAATATGCTCTTGTATGAGCTATAATAAGATCCACATGAATAGACATGACTAGTAAAAACGTATGAATTTAAACTAAACATAAATTCTTCTTTGGAATGTTAGGAAAAGTCATTTGCACACTTCAATTTTATTAAGAAAGTCTATTAACATTTAATGACTTCATTATTATAGACAcgtaatttgaactttttttacCCTATTTTTTGGAAttaaatagtttcattaaaaataatttaggatattattatacttttatttatttcttgtccCCTACTAAAAAAAACCTACATACTATACAATCCATCACACTATATGACCCTTCCACTCACAAAAACACACCAccacataattttcaaaacttgcCTCTCCGTGCCATTAACACCCAATTTTCATCTACCTTCTTCCACAGAACACatcaatataattttcttttctctccgcacacaaaaattaaatactctttcaccgtcgcTCTCTGAACCTACACCCTGAATGCAATATTCCTTTAGAACTACGAGTGGTATGAGATAATCACTTAATCTAACATAAAACTAGGAaaactaaattttgataaaagttgtgGAAGTTGTGTTGAGTATAATCCTGTACCTGGACCCAATGTAGCAACTGGTGGAGTGGGCTagtctatatatttttatttggctAAAACTCTTTTTCATTTATATTGCCGATGTATTTTTCGGGTCTAATATAAATAGACCCAGGCCCATTTTATGTAAGGGAGTCTTCTCATTTTTAGTGGAaacatcaaatatttttcatttttctctctaGAAGCTTCTTTCTTCATTAAAGAATGTCTCTCGTTTATGACATTTCTGTGGATTTAATATGATATCAGATCCAGGTTCCTTCTAGATTTTCTCTTTAGCTTCTTTCTGAACCACTCCTCTCCCTTCACAGAAATCCTCTAGAACCTTCAATCCTCCACCTTACCTTTAAGATTAGGTTTGTCACACTTCTTTCTTGCATAATTCCAGCTCCAGGTCTGTTCCTTCTTATACTTCTATATTTGGTCAACAATCACCACCCCTATTTGAGCCTCACTTTTACTCTCAATATGTTGTCTTTCCTTAATGGCAAGCTGCTATGAGACAGGAATTTACTGCTTTGGAGACTAATAATACTTGGTTTATTGTTCCTCTTTCTTTTAGCAAGAAATCTATTAGTTTCAAGTGGATTTACAAAATCAATTATAGAGCCGATGGTTCCCTGAAACAGTATAAAACTCGATTAGTGGTTCAGGGAGACACTCAGATTGCAGGCACTGATTTTCATGAGACCTTTTCCTCTATTGCTAAAATGTCTACTATTAAGAcccttattgttgttgttgttaagcaTCATTGGTTTCTTTTTCAGCTTGATGTCAATAATGACTTTATTCATGGTGATTTGGATGAGGAGGTGTATATGAAGCTCCCTCTTGGTCTTACTGTTTTTGCTTTTGTTCCTATGGTTTGTAAGTTGTACAAGTTCCCTTATGGTCTTAGATAGGCTTCCAGGTAGTGATATGCCAAGCAGTCTTAAGCCCTTCATTCTAAGGGTTATCATCACTCCTTGAATGATTATTCTTTATTCACATGGGGTTCTGGTTCTTCTCTGGTTATCctggttgtttatgttgatgacatagtTTTGACTGGACTGATCTTGATGAAATTTTTGCTCTTAAAATGATCTTTCACGATCAGTTTAAGATTAAGGACTTAGGGTTGCTGcattattttttagtattgaaGTGTTATATTCCTCATCTTGCATTCTGTAGCATCAAAGCAAGTTCGTCCATGATTTACTTAAATATTACAATTGTGATATTTCTTCTCATTTACCTGCTCCCTTGAGCTTCATGAAAAATTATTTGCTAACATGGACGAACCTTTATCTCAACCCGAGGTCTACAAGAGTTTAATTGGCAAACTGAATTTTCTCACTCATACTAGACCTGATCTTTTGTTTGCAGTTCAGTACTTGAGCCAATTTATGCAACACTTTTGTGCCTCCCATGTGAAAG comes from Capsicum annuum cultivar UCD-10X-F1 chromosome 2, UCD10Xv1.1, whole genome shotgun sequence and encodes:
- the LOC107858766 gene encoding probable galacturonosyltransferase 13 isoform X1, translating into MQLHFSPSMRSITISNSNGGVGDLMKIKVASRQFSYRTLFHTILILAFLLPFIFILTALVTLEGVNKCSSFDCLGRRLGPKLLGRSDGSGQKLVKDFVKILNQVNSEEVPAGLKLPESYSQLVSEIKNNKHSTKEFAFMLKGMMERSEREIREAKFAELTNKHFAASAVPKGIHCLSLRLTDEYSSNAHARKQLPSPELLPLLSDNSLHHFVLSTDNILAASVVVNSAVQSSLKPEKIVFHVITDKKTYAGMHSWFALNPVSPAIVEVKGIHQFDWLTRENVPVLEAVESHYGIRKYYHGNHIAGANLSDITPRSFASKLQARSPKYISLLNHIRIYLPELFPNLDKMVFLDDDVVIQRDLSPLWDIDLNGKVNGAVETCKGEDKWVMSKRFRNYFNFSHPLIAKNLNPDECAWAYGMNIFDLRAWRKTNIRDSYHAWLKENLKSNLTMWKLGTLPPALIAFKGHVHPIDSSWHMLGLGYQNKTKVENVKKAAVIHYNGQSKPWLEIGFEHLRPFWTKYVNNTNDFVRNCHILE
- the LOC107858766 gene encoding probable galacturonosyltransferase 14 isoform X3: MQLHFSPSMRSITISNSNGGVGDLMKIKVASRQFSYRTLFHTILILAFLLPFIFILTALVTLEGVNKCSSFDCLGRRLGPKLLGRSDGSGMERSEREIREAKFAELTNKHFAASAVPKGIHCLSLRLTDEYSSNAHARKQLPSPELLPLLSDNSLHHFVLSTDNILAASVVVNSAVQSSLKPEKIVFHVITDKKTYAGMHSWFALNPVSPAIVEVKGIHQFDWLTRENVPVLEAVESHYGIRKYYHGNHIAGANLSDITPRSFASKLQARSPKYISLLNHIRIYLPELFPNLDKMVFLDDDVVIQRDLSPLWDIDLNGKVNGAVETCKGEDKWVMSKRFRNYFNFSHPLIAKNLNPDECAWAYGMNIFDLRAWRKTNIRDSYHAWLKENLKSNLTMWKLGTLPPALIAFKGHVHPIDSSWHMLGLGYQNKTKVENVKKAAVIHYNGQSKPWLEIGFEHLRPFWTKYVNNTNDFVRNCHILE
- the LOC107858766 gene encoding probable galacturonosyltransferase 13 isoform X2, whose protein sequence is MQLHFSPSMRSITISNSNGGVGDLMKIKVASRQFSYRTLFHTILILAFLLPFIFILTALVTLEGVNKCSSFDCLGRRLGPKLLGRSDGSGKLVKDFVKILNQVNSEEVPAGLKLPESYSQLVSEIKNNKHSTKEFAFMLKGMMERSEREIREAKFAELTNKHFAASAVPKGIHCLSLRLTDEYSSNAHARKQLPSPELLPLLSDNSLHHFVLSTDNILAASVVVNSAVQSSLKPEKIVFHVITDKKTYAGMHSWFALNPVSPAIVEVKGIHQFDWLTRENVPVLEAVESHYGIRKYYHGNHIAGANLSDITPRSFASKLQARSPKYISLLNHIRIYLPELFPNLDKMVFLDDDVVIQRDLSPLWDIDLNGKVNGAVETCKGEDKWVMSKRFRNYFNFSHPLIAKNLNPDECAWAYGMNIFDLRAWRKTNIRDSYHAWLKENLKSNLTMWKLGTLPPALIAFKGHVHPIDSSWHMLGLGYQNKTKVENVKKAAVIHYNGQSKPWLEIGFEHLRPFWTKYVNNTNDFVRNCHILE